A segment of the Luteitalea sp. genome:
GAACCGTCGGACGCCGCCACCGATTGCGATTCGGCTGCTCGAGTCCGTCCTGCCGGAGAAAGACCGAGACGCCGTCGTCGGCGATCTCATCGAAGAGTCCGCGCTTCGCGCTGGCGCGTCGAATCGTGCAACCGCCATCTGGTGGTGTTGGTGGCAGGTCGCCCGTTCCATTCCACCGATGCTTTGGTCCGAGCTTCGACGCCGACGCAGCCTGGGTACTCTCGGCGTGGCAATGGCGGCATACGTCCTGGTCAGCGTGATCGAATTCCTGAGCACAGCCGCGATCTCGAACCTGTTTCATCCGGACGCTGGGCTGGCTCACGCCCTCGGCGCCATCGTGGGTCTGGCGACGATGGTGCTTGGCGGATACGTTGCCGCTGCGATTCGCCAAGGAGCTGCACTGACGCTGGCCGGAATCATCCTCATCGTTGTCATAGTGCTGTTCGTGACGATGCCGAACAGCGCTCCATTGTGGTACGGCGTCACATTCCTGATCGCCGGACCGGTGGCGGCGCTGGCGGGCGGCTGGTTGAACGTCACTCGGCGAAGCGGGCGGACTCATCGCGCCGCATAGACAAAGAAACACAGGAGGAGCGTATGACCAGACAGCAATTGCTGGACAAACGGGACTTCTTCAACCTGGTACACGGAATCACACTTCGCGCCATCGAGACGTTTGCCGACAACGAGCTCGACTTCCGTCCCAAGCCCGGGATGCGAACGCCACGAGAACTGATTTTTCACGTCTATGGTCAGGAGCAGGCCCTGGCGGAGGGTGCGCGAGACGGCTCGTTCACAATGGAGCTGGCAAACCGATCGAATCCGGAGGACCCATCCAGGACCGCTGCCGTCGTCGCACTAGCGACGGTGGCTGACGCTGTCGGATACGCTCGCACGTGTCACGACACCGCCGAACGTATCTTCAGAGCGATGTCAGAGGACGATGTCGTGCGCCCCGTGAACTCGCCGTTCGGAACCTATCCGGCTTGGCAATATCTGGTGTTCGCGTACGACGAGCATTGGCATCATCGAGGGCAGTTGTACACGTATTTGCGATTGCTCGACAAAGAGCCACCGATGCTCTACGACTACCAGGTCTCCGTCGGATAAGACCGTCCGCAAGTGGTCTCACGTGTAGGCGCAGCCGAAGCCGCCAACTTTGTAGACCAATTCCAGCGGAGATCGGATACCGAGCCCATGACGGCAGCCCTCATCACAATTGATGTTCGAACACGGCAACAATGGCGTGCCTGGTTGGTGAAGAACCACGCGTCGAGTCCGGGCATCTGGCTCGTCCGGCACAAGCAACACACCAGCGTCAGATCGATGCCCTATGAAGACCTCGTGCGCGAGGCGCTCTGCTTCGGGTGGATCGACAGTCTAGTCAAACGCCTGGACGACGATCGCTACGCGATCAAAGTCACGCCGCGCAAGCCGACGAGCAAGTGGTCAGACATCAACCGGAGACGCTGGAACGAACTGAAGGCCGCTGGCCTGCTTGCAGCCGCCGGGCACGTAGCGGCGCCCACGGAAAACAGCTATGCGCCAAAGCCGTCGATCCCGGAACTGCCCGCGTACGTTGCCAAAGCATTCAAGACGAACCTCAGGGCTTGGCAATACTTTCAGGCGCTTGCCCCGACGCACCGGCGTAATTTCGTCGTGTGGATTCACCTTGCGAAGCGCCCCGAGACTCGGGAGAGGCGTATTCGCGAGTCGATTGAACTGCTCTCGGCCGGCAAGAAGCTCGGTTTGAAGTAAACGGTGCTTTCGTGTGGGCCCAGTCAGCTCACGCCGCCAGCCTGATGCCGTCCACACGCCTCAGCCATGCATGAATCTGGTTCCACTGGTGAAGAGGGGTCGGACGTTGCCTGGCCAAGACCCGGGGTAGCCGATGCATCTTGGCTCACGATGTGAATAAGATGAGGATCCCATGAAACGATTTCTTCTCGCGGTGGCTGGGATCTCCCTGATGGGTGCGGCGCACGTCAATGGCGCCGAACCGCCGGTTCAGAGTGCGCAGGAGGCTCCTCAGCTAACTGCAACGAATCCGGAGTTGGAGTCACGCGACCAGCCCGTTGCAGAAGAGGATTTGCGGATTCTCGTGAAAGCAGCAGAGCTCCTCAGAAACGAGTCGGTCTGGAACCGGAACGACGACCGTGTCTGCGACGACGACGAGGCAACCGGAAAGCGAATGCCGATCGTTAAGATCAGGCCGGCGATGCCCGGCAGCGTCAGCGCCGCGCCGAAGTAGGCCAGGGCGCCGATCAGGATCGCCAGGTTGGCGACAACGACGATGACGGCGTTGATGCCTGCGCGGCGGTAGTAGACGAGCATGAACGCTGCGACGAGCATGAGTCCGCCCACCGAGGCGATGAGGCCAGCCTTGGCGGCGCTGGCGCCAAGCGTTGGACCGACATACTCCCCGCCGAGGGGCGTCATCGACACGGGCAGCGCGCCGGCCTGCAGCAGCAAGGCGAGGTCGGTGGCCTCCTGCATCGAGAATCCGCCACGGATGATGCCCTCGCCGCCGGAGATCGCGCTTTCGATGAAGGGCGCGGACTGCACCAGATCGTCGAGGACGATGGCGAGCTGACGTCCGATGTTCTCGGACGTCAGCTCGGCGAAGCGGCGTCCGCCGTCGGGCGTGAGCGAGAAGCCCACCGCGGGACGGCCGAAGTCGTCGCGCGTCACCCACGCGCGCCGGATGTCGCGGCCGCTGACCGCCGCCGCCGTCGACGGATCGTCGTCGACCAGTTTCCATTCGAGCTTCGCGGTCGCGCCCAGGATCGATCGGGCGCGCTCAACGTCGGTGAAGCCCGGCAACTGGATGAGGATCTCGTCCCGGAGGTCGCCCTGCACGGCGATCACCGGCTCGACGACGCCGAGGGCGTTGACGCGGCGGTCGATGGCCTCTTTCGCCTGCGCGACGACCTCGTCGCGCGTGAGGGTCGGGTCAACCGCGAGTGCCTCGCCGGCGTTGACCCGGAGCACGAACTGCACGCCGCCCTTCAGATCGAGTCCGAGCAGCAGCCGCTTCTGAGTGAGGAACCGTGGGCCAGACCACCCGAGCTCGTCCGCCAACGGCGGGAACCATGCGAAGGCGGACATCCCGATGACGACGGCGAGAATGACGATGAGCTTCCAGCGCAAACTGCGAGGCATGAACCCCTCCTGTGCTGACACGAAGACACACGACGACTGGCAACGGCGTGCGCAAAGGAGGGATCAGATGAGGAGGGGGAAGGAGCGGGGCTTCGTGGTGACGTCCGGGAGGACGGGTGCCGGGACAGTAAGCGTGAAGACAGCCTGGGCAGGGCGCACGTGGCGGCTCAGCCCGGAGTGAGGCAGCGTCTGCACTGTGCTCGACGCGGTCGCCGCCGCGCTCCCGATCGCAGGTAACGCCGGGTCGGGGGCGGGTTGACCGGCGAGCTGGCCGGACGAACCGGCGCTTCCGTGCGGCTCGGTCGAACGGCTAACTTCAGGGCGGAGCCCGGCGAGGGCCAGGATCGCCAGAGCGGCCACGATCAGGGTGAGACGTATCCGCACAGGAACATCTTGATCGTAGTGTGGAGGCTGAGCGTGGTCAAGCAAGCACCTCAGGCGGTCATCGACGCTCATCTGCCCGAATCCCGAGCGATGGGCGCTGCGAGCCCTGCTGAATGCCCTTAGGGTCCGGTAAGAAATAAGGTTGACATTCTGGCCGCCGATGCATCCCGACTGGCTGCGTTGCTCGTCGGTCACATACGGCCTGTAGGCTCCCTCCTCGCGCCTTGCCAGCCGGGCGCCTCGACGCCCAGAATGTCAACCTTATTTCTTACCGGACCCTTAGAGCTTGTAATAAAACCCTGACCGGCACGAACCGCGAAAGTTCGTCACCCGACGAGTGCGACTCGCACTTGTCCTCGGCGCAACCCTAAACATTGGGCGACTCTGCGCGATGTGTCGTTCTTTACATGTCGCCCCGGAAATCATAGAAGACACGAATGAGGTTGCCGTCAAGATCGGCGGCCATAAACTCGCGCAGCTTCCACGGTTTGTCCTCGGGCTCGGAAGCGATGTTCGCACGTGCGGGGTCAACGTCGGAGGTCATAGGACCTTCCGACCTACCACGCTCGCCGAACAACTGAAGCACCTCGATGCCGTCAACATCGGCGCGGCGGGCACCTTCGTGATCCGGCGGCCAGTCACCCGGCCGCAACTCCGCGCCGAATTGGCACGCAGGCTTCCCTTTGATGCCGAGATCATGATCTGCCCGGGACGCGAGATTGTCAGGCTGATGTCTCAGAATCATTTCGCGGACCAGCCCGTGCGACCCGACATCGTCCGCTTCGTGAGCGTCCTGTCCAAACGCCCCCGCTAGAAAACCACGCAATTGTTCAACACACCGCTCTCGGAAGTCCTCTCTTGGTGACGGTTGGCTTGCAATGATTCAGACTGGGCCGTTATTGGCTGCGATGCGGTACCTGCGGTCTATTTCAACAGAGGCGGGACAGGGTTTTGAGTCGTCACTCCCTGACACACCGTACGGAAACTGCCATCTGCTTCTCGCCACCGCTTTGACGATGGAGAGCTTGCCCGCCTCGACCAAAGTTGTAGAACCATCCACTGGCCGGATCACTCTCTGATGCCGTCCAGTAGAATCCGTGGGCTTCCAATCGTGCATACTGGCCATCATCGGAGCGGCCACCGCCGAGCAAGGCATTGAATCCCGAGCTGCCTCCGGCCAAGAGCGCCTTGTACGCCGCTTTACCCCTGTCATCCGAGTCCTCGCTGACGCCACCGTAGTGCTTCGCGATCTCCCGCCATTCGTCGTCAGTCGGCAATCGCCATCCATCTCCCAATGATTGACATCCTCGCCGCGCCGACTCCCACGTGTACAAACGGCCATACCGACGGCAATTCAGTTCCGCATCTTCGTAGCAATAGGACGGCATAGTGTTGACGTCCAGATTATCTGTCGTCCACTGTTTGCCGTCCGCCGTCCGCTTGGAGGAATACGTCGTGCCAGACGCTTTCTGGTCTTGCGCTGAACGGCGCTCCAAGGAGACGCTCACAGACCCGAACGCAGTGCTCAGTGCGATTGACACGACACAAACGTGAATCGGCCTGGTCTTGTCCTGAACGCTAGTCATGAACGACCTTTCACCGCGTGCTGAGCCATTCTACATGCGACGCCTGCGCTTCTCACCAACCTGCGGGCCAGCAAACGGATCGGGCACCGAGAAGGTCCCGCCTAACGCCGTAGGCTCTACGTTTGCGCTTGGCGAACCGCGGAACTCGCAGGCTCGAGCGCGCTTTTGGAACCCCTCGAGCCTTCTCAGCCAGGTGGCTTCTTCTGTCCTTCTCGATGCCGATGGGCAGCTTGTCGGGAAAGCAGCGAACGTCCGCTGCCGGCCGGCCCCGAAGGCGAGGTTCGGGTAGTCCTCCGGCTGCAGGTAGTTGTCGCGGATCAGGCAGAAGAACCGCCACTTGTCATCGGCCGGGCTCAACCACCAGTAGCGCCGGTCGCCCAGGATCGCGTCGAGGATCATCACGCGCTCGACCATGCGACCGATGATGCGAAGCCGCCGGTTCCGGTTGTCCGCCTGGCCGATCGCTTCGTAGAGCGGCTTGTGGTGGACGTGGTACAGCCTTCCGCGCCGAACCGGTCCTGGCTCGATGGCCCGGACGAGTCCCTGGCCCACGAGACGGGCCATGAGCTCGCGGCTGTTCTGGCCACGCACGGTCCCGGTGAAGGCGCAGTACTGCCGCTCCAGAAAGCAGCCAGAGTGGACCATCACGGTCACGAGGAACTCGCGCTGCCGCTGCGTGAACCCGAAGCCGGCCAGCGCGTTGACGCGAGTCTCGGTGACGCTGTCGTCGATATCGTGGGGTGGGTATTCGTGCGTCACAGGAACTCCTCCATCCCCCGCGGGCGCGGGCCAGACCGTCCACCACCACCTCCGCGCGAGCCGACGGCGTAGATGCGAAAGCCCGTCTGGGCGTGGCTGGCGGCATGGGCGCCGCGGTAGTGTTCCGTGAACAACTCGACGTCCTGGTGGTGCTCGCGCCCGTCGACCTCGTATTCGATGCGGTAGTCCGGGAAGTGGACCTGCCCGTCGAAGTACGGCAGGTCGTGTTCGCGCGCCCACGCGCGAATCTCGTGCTCGTCGCGGTCCGGACGGCCGTCGCTGTCGGCGCGTCCGCGGTTGTGCGCTTGAAGGAACTCCTGGTATTCGCGCTTCAGGTCCTGTTCGAGGACGACGCGCCGAATCTCGGGCCCGTCGTGTTCGTCGCGGAGACGG
Coding sequences within it:
- a CDS encoding DUF664 domain-containing protein; the encoded protein is MTRQQLLDKRDFFNLVHGITLRAIETFADNELDFRPKPGMRTPRELIFHVYGQEQALAEGARDGSFTMELANRSNPEDPSRTAAVVALATVADAVGYARTCHDTAERIFRAMSEDDVVRPVNSPFGTYPAWQYLVFAYDEHWHHRGQLYTYLRLLDKEPPMLYDYQVSVG
- a CDS encoding DUF1566 domain-containing protein translates to MTSVQDKTRPIHVCVVSIALSTAFGSVSVSLERRSAQDQKASGTTYSSKRTADGKQWTTDNLDVNTMPSYCYEDAELNCRRYGRLYTWESARRGCQSLGDGWRLPTDDEWREIAKHYGGVSEDSDDRGKAAYKALLAGGSSGFNALLGGGRSDDGQYARLEAHGFYWTASESDPASGWFYNFGRGGQALHRQSGGEKQMAVSVRCVRE